The sequence AGTCACCGGTGTTGCCGGCCATCACGTTGGTGTCGACGTAGACGGGGTAGACCGGGTCGGTGATGCCGGTGCGGTTGCCCTTGCCGAAGATGTCGAGGATGTTGCCGGTGTCGCACTTCGAACCGTCCGAGATGAAGACCTCGTCGGCCTCGATGCCGAGGTCGGCGAACTGGTTGTCCACGATCGCCTGGCGGAGGAACTCGTAGCCCTGCTCCGGGCCGTAGCCGTGGAAGGTGCTGCGGTTCGCGAGCTCATCGACGCCCTCGTGCATGGCCTTCACCACGGCAGGCGGCAGGGCCTCGGTCACGTCGCCGATGCCGCAGCGGATGATGCGGCCGGCCTTGTCCGGGTTCGCTTCCGAGTAGGCCTTCACGCGGCGGGCGATTTCGGGGAAGAGGTATCCGGCTTTGAGCTTCAGGAAATTGGAATTGATCGTGGCCATGGCGGCGGGACGTTTAGCGGGACCGCCGCGGGTGCGCAAGGGTCTAGCGGCGGGTTCCGGACGCGGAATTCGCCACTTGCCTGCCATTTTCCGGTCAGCTTCCCCGCCGCCGGGAGATACACTGGCAAGCGGACCTGCCACCATGACCATTCCCTTTCCAGCCCCCGGCGAGCCCCCGCGGCTCTCCGAGGAGGAATTCCACCAGTTGCTGGCGGCCTCCCAGCCGCGGCTGAAGGGATACGTGGCCTCGATCCTGGGCGGCTGGTCGGACGTGGACGACATCGTGCAGGAGACCAATCTGGTGCTGCTCCAGAAGCAGGGGGTGTTCGAAGCCGGGACCAATTTCATCTCGTGGGCGTTCCGGGTGGCCTATTTCAAGGCGACGACCTGGCGGCGCGACCGCCAGCGGGAAGGCCGGGTGGTGTTCAGCGAGCACGCCTTCCAAGAGCTGGCCGCCCATGCCGAGGAGCGCTTCCACAACCGCGGCAACCCGGGCGAAGCACTGGCGGAATGCCTGAAACGGCTGCCCGCCCAGGAACGGGAGCTGGTGGAGGTGAAATACGCCCAGCGGCGTTCGCTGGTCGATCACGCCCGGACCCTCGGCTGCAGCGCGCAGTCGCTCCACAAACGGATTTCCCGGATCCGGTTGGCGCTGCGGGAGTGCATGCGCCGCCAATCCCACTCTGAACTGTCATGAAAGCACCTGATTCCGAACTCCGGCGGCTCACCGACGCCTGGCACGACGGGACGATCTCCCGCGCCGATGCCGGGCGGCTGGAGGAACGCCTGCTCGCCGATGCCGGAGCGCGGGATTACTTCTTCGAGATCTCGGAACTGGAGGCTGCCCTGCCGGAAGCCGCCGGGTTGCTACCCGCGGTGGCGGCCCCGCCGCGGCGGACGATGGACGGGTGGTGGAAGATGGCGGCCGTGTTCGTGATCGGTG comes from Luteolibacter sp. LG18 and encodes:
- a CDS encoding sigma-70 family RNA polymerase sigma factor, whose translation is MTIPFPAPGEPPRLSEEEFHQLLAASQPRLKGYVASILGGWSDVDDIVQETNLVLLQKQGVFEAGTNFISWAFRVAYFKATTWRRDRQREGRVVFSEHAFQELAAHAEERFHNRGNPGEALAECLKRLPAQERELVEVKYAQRRSLVDHARTLGCSAQSLHKRISRIRLALRECMRRQSHSELS